The proteins below are encoded in one region of Triticum aestivum cultivar Chinese Spring chromosome 1B, IWGSC CS RefSeq v2.1, whole genome shotgun sequence:
- the LOC123132609 gene encoding protein NRT1/ PTR FAMILY 3.1 — MAEDGRGRAEDAAEAAKKAKQGGFRTMPFILANDFCDRLATVGFGSNLISYLTLQLHLPLVEASNVLTNYHGTTNLTPLVGGLIADSFAGRFWTITVGSIIYQLGMVCLTLSAALPSLRPPPCANHAVECQRASTYQIAILYLSLLCTSIGSGGTRPCNMAFGADQLELGARRRRSANGGKAPMWSFFNLYFFGIELAKLTAVTVVVYIQENVGWGWGLGVPTIAMFVAVIGFVSGYSLYVKMPPGGSPLVRLAQVVAAAFKKRKTVLPDPDLLYEDKKLDAGISTTGRLLHTNQLKFLDKAAIVTEGDVLPSGEPKLWRLSTVHRVEEIKSIVRMLPIWAAGILMVTASSHNSSFAIQQARTMDRDITRSFKIPPASMLIFTNLAMLITLAFYDRVLVRVLRRFTGRPNGITHLQRAGVGMTIAMLANVAAAAVETRRKSVAAASGMLDAPKGATLPISVFWLVPQYAIHGIADAFMDVGRMEFLYDQAPESMRSTAAALYWLTISAGSYLGTLLVTIVHEKTQASGQWLQDNLNRGKLDNYYWLVVGLQGLNLVYYFVCVKYYTFKPLETEVEHQPGHGNGTESTKKGESYK, encoded by the exons ATGGCCGAGGACGGGAGGGGGCGGGCGGAGGACGCCGCCGAGGCGGCGAAGAAGGCCAAGCAGGGCGGCTTCAGGACCATGCCCTTCATCCTAG CGAACGACTTCTGCGACCGGCTGGCGACGGTGGGGTTCGGCTCGAACCTGATATCGTACCTCACCCTGCAGCTGCACCTGCCGCTGGTCGAGGCCTCCAACGTGCTCACGAACTACCACGGCACCACCAACCTCACCCCGCTGGTCGGCGGCCTCATCGCCGACTCCTTCGCCGGCCGCTTCTGGACCATCACCGTCGGCTCCATCATCTACCAGCTGGGCATGGTCTGCCTCACTCTCTCCGCCGCGCTCCCCTCGCTCCGCCCGCCGCCCTGCGCCAACCACGCGGTCGAGTGCCAGCGCGCATCCACCTACCAGATCGCCATCCTCTACCTGTCGCTGCTCTGCACGTCCATCGGCTCCGGGGGCACGCGCCCCTGCAACATGGCGTTCGGCGCCGACCAGCTCGAGCTGGGCGCACGCAGGCGCCGGAGCGCCAACGGCGGCAAGGCCCCCATGTGGAGCTTCTTCAACCTGTACTTCTTCGGCATCGAGCTCGCCAAGCTCACGGCGGTCACCGTGGTGGTGTACATCCAGGAGAAcgtcgggtgggggtgggggctcgGCGTGCCCACCATCGCCATGTTCGTTGCGGTGATCGGCTTCGTGTCCGGGTACTCGCTGTATGTTAAGATGCCGCCTGGCGGCAGCCCGCTGGTCCGGCTGGCGCAGGTCGTGGCTGCTGCCTTCAAGAAGAGGAAAACCGTCCTGCCGGACCCGGACCTCCTGTACGAGGACAAGAAGCTCGACGCCGGCATCTCCACCACCGGCCGTCTTCTCCACACCAACCAGCTAAA GTTCCTTGACAAGGCGGCCATAGTAACAGAGGGCGACGTGCTGCCGTCCGGCGAGCCGAAGCTGTGGCGGCTGTCGACGGTGCACCGGGTGGAGGAGATCAAGTCGATCGTCCGCATGCTGCCCATCTGGGCGGCGGGCATCCTCATGGTGACCGCGTCGTCACACAACAGCAGCTTCGCGATCCAGCAGGCGCGCACCATGGACCGCGACATCACGCGGAGCTTCAAGATCCCGCCGGCTTCCATGCTCATCTTCACCAACCTCGCCATGCTCATCACCCTCGCCTTCTACGACCGGGTGCTCGTCCGCGTGCTCCGCCGCTTCACCGGCCGTCCCAACGGCATCACCCACCTCCAGCGCGCCGGCGTCGGCATGACCATCGCCATGCTGGCGAACGTGGCCGCGGCAGCCGTCGAGACTAGGCGGAAGTCAGTGGCCGCCGCCAGCGGCATGCTCGACGCGCCCAAAGGCGCCACCCTGCCCATCAGTGTCTTCTGGCTGGTGCCGCAGTATGCCATACACGGCATCGCCGACGCATTCATGGACGTCGGCCGCATGGAGTTTTTGTACGACCAGGCGCCCGAGAGCATGAGGAGCACCGCGGCGGCGCTCTACTGGCTCACCATCTCGGCGGGGAGCTACCTCGGAACGCTGCTGGTGACCATCGTGCACGAGAAAACGCAGGCGAGCGGGCAGTGGCTGCAGGACAACCTCAACAGAGGGAAGCTAGATAACTACTACTGGCTCGTCGTCGGGCTGCAGGGGCTCAACCTCGTCTACTACTTCGTATGTGTCAAGTACTACACTTTTAAGCCATTGGAGACGGAGGTCGAGCACCAACCTGGCCATGGCAATGGCACCGAGAGCACGAAGAAGGGTGAAAGCTACAAGTAA